Below is a window of Humulus lupulus chromosome 9, drHumLupu1.1, whole genome shotgun sequence DNA.
CGTGAGGTTGCCAAGGCTCAGGGTGGATTTTCAGATGATACTTttcaccctagttagtcttcttttggtctcttACTCTGTCTTTTATTtcgtgccattggtggggcaccttgtacttgaaattttttacatatgacattttatgcctttatgcttttttgttatgagtactcagtgtattgattgaatttttttattttgaatgcttacaaagtatatcaactcacaaccctcattggttcaggtattagtatactctgaacacatttATTTCATGTGCCATACTAACTttactcctttacgtttttcatgctaacaaccattatAATGTGAGTAGTacaatacttcaccaagtaccatgaacaaaatagtcaggtcgaccaccccatgggtgctAAGCCAaacaccctatagggttgatgatctggccgaccaccctataagggattTGGCTAAGAGTCTCcccaccaatgccttttttgtttttgtttttcgcactttcggaacatatgttgaacaaatatcctagaaaaacttgggcttgcttagtacttaaggtcacatcctcattgcttgtgtataccttGATCAGTATGTACtaatgccccccaagtgatcatgggggtcacttgctacttgaccatgcctttctttgagcatttagacacatagtactatcattTTCATCCAATGATGCAATTAGCAAAtacttgtccctcattggtagtcgggtgatggtttcatactcagtagtaatgataccgatacacagatgcagattgtgtagcaagtgtcgatcacaatCTACAtaatctctcatgtactcgttATATGGATtatagacagaagtgtctaagttggaccaaccaggtctagatgggctaattgagcctgtaacgagtcttagatcaaattatcggtTGGTCCCTCAAGGAACAAATTCAATTATGATCTAACGATGGCGACTAGTCCTCGGACCAATctcttttttgatcgtatgggtcgatagattcctcaagaaccaggatcaaacatgatcaaataatggtgacTAGTCCTCGCGCCAGTCTattttgttgatcgtataggttgataggttcctcaagaaccaatattgaacatgatcaaataaattggcaacaaggtcctcagaccagtctcttgtttggattgtttgggtcgataggctcctcaagaaccaagatcgaacatgatccataatttgacgacaaggtcctaggacttgtcaCTACACCAAAAATCACTTTCcacaacacatgaatataatactattgaaaaagtattatattttgtttgcGTAAGCGGTAAAGGCGCGAACCTTAAAATTTCTGCCGCCTCTTCTCTAACTAAAAAAAATGAGCCCCAATTTTCTTTTCTCATTTCCCTTCTCAATACCCCAAAACCGAAATCCCCATTTCTCAGCAGAGGTGTGTTTGGATTTCCCCAAATCCTCATTTCTCTCATTTTCCCAAATCCTTAAAACTCATTTTCCCCCAAATTACTTTGCTGCCTCATGCACGCCGCTGGATGCTCACCCCGCCTGTGAAGGTTCTCTCCCCTTCATCTCTCTAAGATCTTGAGAAGGTCGCTCGCCCACTACAGCTTCAAGAAGCAGCGGTTGTTTGAGCCATTTTTAGTCACCGACCTAATCTCTACTCCTCAATCTGATCCCCAAACATGTCGTTACCAAACTCATCGGACTCTCATCTTGGACCGCTCACCATCTCAACTCATCCAGCTTAACAGGCTTTCCGATTCTGATTCtggtattatatatatacacatataatataactaAATTTTGATGTATTtggttgattttatttatttatgggtTTGGGGGAAAACCCCAAATGTGTTTGGATGGTAGGAATCATTGAGCTGACTTTGAACAGACCTGAGAGGAGAAATACCATTGGGAGGGATTTTCTGAGAGGGTTTATAGAGTCTCTTGAAGCTGTCAGTAAGGATTCCTCTGCTAATGTGGTTTTGATTCGTAGTTTGGTTCCGAAGGTTTTTTCTGCTGGTAATGATTTGAAGGTAAGGGAAACAAAACCCGTTTTTGTTATTAATTTATACAAGTTGATTTGTTTCAAAATAATTTCATATACAATTCTTAATTGAAGAAATGAGATTAGGAAGTGTCATGTGGAGATTTGAGAGGCTTTTAATGGTGGAACTCATATTATTGTAGGCACACCCCCATGCAAATTGTTCATATTATTTGCAATTTCATGAGAATATGGTCAATTTATTCTCTGTACCAATACTTGTCTCACACAGGTGCTTCTGTTGTTCTTTTTCTCTTCACTTGTCTGGTCCCATCATCCATCCTATTTCTTGTTTTGCAAAAGCCTTGGAAGGGTAGACCGCTCTCAAATACACAGGTTCTTTGAATTTGTTACCTTTATTAGAATATGCATGAAAGAATATCAGCTTATATGATTGTTGTTGTACATATATCTTAGTATATTTACTGTTTTCCAGGTAGTACCGTCTATAATAAATGGTGGCATAATGGCTTTATACTTCGTTTTATGGGGAAAAGGTCTTAAATCTTTTGGACCTCTTAGGTAGTTTCATCTCGAACAAACTTTCATGCTACCATTTCATGTGGCTGTTCTTATCAGCTATTTAAACTAACAGAAGTGTGATGTTAGTTGCCACATTTTTTAATTACAATAGCGTATGATTGAATTTTACACTGTAAATGATATTAACTGTAGTCTTTAATAGTCTTGATGACAATTCCATAAATATTATCTTTACAGCAAAGTGATTTATGCAAACAAACACAAGTTTTAAAATAATCGCTCCCTGTAGTATTACTTTTAGTTTGAGCACAAGTGCAAATCTAATATTTGAATTGGCATAGCTCCTCTGACAGTGACAAGAAAAAAGTTTTAGAATATCAAATTAATACTCTTTACTGGTTTATATCCCTTGTATTCGGAGCTGATTCCATACTtctttttctatattattttagAGCTATACTAGCAGAGTATGTTGGTGTTGTCCTTGGAGTATTGTCTACACTGCTATATGGGAGGAGAGGACATGTTTGGAAAAAGGTAGTCCTTTTTTGTATGTGCTTGGTTGTCTGTGGATGACTTTCTTAGACCGCCAGTTGATATTTTTGTGATACTATATATTGATCATGTCATATCATGAACCTTGAGCGAATTTTAATCAAGAATATTTTTTAACCAAGGGCAGACTACGTCATTCTTCTCTTAAGTAATTAACCAATTAAAATGTAACGCTAGTGCATGGGCTCTTTTCTAGCTATGTGAGATTGCTTgaatattaaaacataaaccacTGGATTGGTTGCCGTAAGATAGTTTTTGGGTTCACATTCTGGTACTGCGGGAGGAAGTGACGTACCAGATCAAGTATGGTGACTTATTGTCAATGCAATGTCATTAAAATATAAGATTATCTTAATATTTTTACTGACATTTCTTTTATCAGATTGGTAGGCTTATTGCAATGGTGACGTCTTTCTACTTCTTATCTCAAGGATGGGCCATGGAAATATATTCTCCATTCTATATCCTCTGTTTGATGTCTTGTACTTTTGGAATTAATCAAGTTCTTTTATAAGGCTCAAGAAATGAAATAGTCAAGCTAATTGTGTTTTATAGTCAAGTATCCTCTTAACTTTCTCCTCTCCttttattttgattaaataattgtcCCTTTTTGTGTATGGTGTTGAGAACTTAACTTTAATTTACCATTCAAAGATGGTCCTAATCCCGAGATTGAGACTGAAGAAGTTTTGGGCATGGCAGCAATGACTGTTCCAATATGTGCCGGAATCTTATCAGCGCTGAGATGGGTGATTGAATGGCGTGTTTCACTTAAGGTGTTGATACATGGCTGTCTTCATATTTATACATAGCTTAAGTTGATAGTTTCTAGTTATCCACTCAAATATACTTGAAAGACACATGGGTGATGTTTCCTTTGAACAGGACCAAAGAGAGAAAATGCACAAGTTTATTAGTTTCATAAAGCTTCTATTTCTCCACAAAGCAACAAAGCTTTGTTTATATTCCCATCTGAGTAATGATTAGCAGAATTAGTATGTATTGCTGCTAAATCTGTACATTTTGTTTGCCATGGTTATTATTAGTATGTTCtctattattaaaaaattaaaaatcttcaTATGAGGGCTCTTGCCAATTTGGTGAGACTGCTTTATGAACTGAAAAAATATCAATACCTCATTATAAGCACTACTTGCAACTTTTGAGGCTTAGAATATACTTGAAAGATATCTTTGTGATATTACAGCTATACTTATACTAGAGAAAGTAGATTCATATTGTTGTATGcataattttatgaaatatatGAATATTGCATCTGGTCTGGGATTTCTTTTTCTTCTGTTGTTATAGATTATGCCTTTtagatgtgtatatatatttaggaAATATGAATATTGCACATGCTCTTGTATTGCTAATATGCTTTATTCATTAGATTTTTGTTTTATGAAGTATTCATGGTTCCATATTGTTAGTTAATATTGTTAGTCATGGGTTTATGTTAATTAGTTACTGCTATTATTTTGTTAGTTGTTCTGTATTTTAGTAACTAACTTCTCTTGCCTTACTCTTGGCTCTCGCTGTACATCTCtacaatgtataaataaaagtcCTTTAGCTCTTTTGATCATATTGATCAAGAGCTTCTTTCTCTAGTTACTTTCTAAACATTCACACACtagtttttgtgattttttttctcttttttcatgTGTTTCGGGTATTTTTTCTTAATATGAATACTGGATATGCTTtgagatatatacatatatatacatattttttctttttaaggaTCATGGGTAGTTAATACTTAAAAGGGTATGTATCTTATGGTTTTTCTCTTTTTTAATTTATGGATTATGGacgctttttatttatttattcgaACCTAGTCTATTCTTGTGTGCAGACCCAAAGAAACAAGAGAAAGGTTATCTTGAACCATGGCTAGCTTATTGCTTGTCAGGATTATTGGGGCTGAACATTCAAAGATGCAACTGGTAAAAATTCCTTGATAGATTTATTGTTCCTTACAGTTTTTGCTTCAAAAGTGTTGATGTGTATTAAATAGGCAATAATAAGAATGCATTAAACAAATTTGTTCTTATTATATGTATTGAAACATGTGAATATTGAATGTTATGCATCAAATTATATATTCCATATCTTCTTTGGAAATTCAATCAAGCATTATAGAATAACTAGATAAAACAAATTGGATTTCCCAAGAATTTATCAACCATTTCATTTAAGTGAACTGTTAATGTATTATAACATTGAGAAATCATTTGTTATGTGCAAAATTTTTCTCTTGTGcacatgtttttttattttattttttcaataaatatatttaacTATACTAGTTGTGATTCATGTAGGCTCTTCCAAACAAGTTTGTAATGCTGTATGGAGATACATTGGCCAGTAGTGTATCTCTTGTTCAAAATATGTCAGTTACTGTAGTTATACGATTTAATATGCATGCTCGTATAAATATATGTGTTTGATTAAGTTGTTGTTTTTGACATTTAACTGTACTGTGTCTATGTGTAGGCTAGAATTTTTGGTTCGATATTCGAGTTACTGTTGATATAGGATGTTTTGcttgatgtatttttttttaatgaatggaATGAAACCCACATGTTATTTTTTTCGGATCTTTAGCTTATGCACTTGTAAATTTGGAAATTCAGAAAGTTAATTTGTAGTTTTTGTAGTTGGTATACTTGGATTTTGCGTTGTTTTTTTTATTGGCATTGTTCAGATGGTTGATACatgtatgaatatatatatgtatgtatgtgatGGCGAGATGACCTGGGTTATAATTTTCTCAATGAAGGTAGAACTTTTGTCACTACTGTTCCTGGGAAAGAGGTGTTATAGCTCATTCAGAATGTGTTTACGAGTTAAGTCTTAGTCTTTAGAGGGGTTTGTCACAGAGATACTGTTTATGCTATTGTAAATCATCATTTTGGTGATCAAGCAGCTAGTTCAAAGCAGTAGGTTTTTAccctcttttatttattaaaatatggaAATACTTACACAGCAGTCAATGAGAATGGAGTAAAAAGTTTTAAGGTTCTTATACAACAAATCATAAAAAGGGTCGGTCAAGAGAGTAAACGAAATGAATTCTAAAGTTTACTTTATAGCCTTCAGGCCTTGCTGCATCGTCTTTTAAATTGATAGCTGATTAAAACTGAGGCCAACAGTTCCTTTTCCAATTCCCTTGTACAATATTTTTATACTGTATTCATTATGGCTTCTTTCAGGACCTAGAAGGTTAGGAGTCAGTTAAGACATTGTCTGCGATAGACAAAGCAGGATATAAAGTTTGAGGTCTAATATTTGTAGCCGTTTCTTCTAAATAATTGACTGATTGCGTTAGATGAGTTTGGTATAGTTTGTGCAATATGTGCATTGCAGCCAGATTAttcttcttgttgttgtttgcaGCAACTTGTGTTTCAGCCATTAAATGCATATTGTGAGCATTGCCAATAAACAGTATTTGCttcaatttttcttttttgtaTGCTTCTGTGTTGCTGAAATAGAAATTGTGACCCCCTGTGTTTGATGTGCTCACTTgggcaaaaaaataaaaactatatttttaccaCAAGCATCTTCTAAAATGTTAAAAGTCATTACCGTATCTTctcttaaatttattaagggCTTGAAGTCACTGAGTATTAATAGTTGTGCTTGTCTTTTTTTTCAGTGGTATTCTTTTAGGATTGAAGTGTCTTCAATGAAATTTTGATATCAGAAAAGAGGCAGGCCATGTCTCTTTTCGTGTTGTGGAGAAAGTATTCACAGCTCAAGTATCAAAAAACTACCTTGAAGTGCATCTGTTTTGGGCTGGGAAAGGGACTTGTTGCATACCAAAGCAAGGTACTTATGGCCCTTCTATTTCAGCCATCAGTGCTACTATAGGTAATGTGGAATTAAACCAAAATTTGATAAGTACTTGTTTTCCTCTCATGTATATAGATTTGTATCAAGTTTTGAATATAGTTTTGTACAGATTTTGAACCTACTGTTAGTAACAAGCCTCCAAGCAGTAAAAAGAAAACTGCTTGAACGTACTGTTGGTAAAATGTTACTATAACATGTTGCATAATCCTATAAATTTCAGAAATATAATAGAAAACCATCATAGTCTACTACATAAACATCAAGAGCCATGACATATAGTGCCTTGTTTTTCATTTTCAGAGTTCTTTGGAATGGATGTTAGACCTTTCACTTTCAGTTATGCTGAACTAAAGACAGCGACAAACAATTTTGATTCTGCTAATAAGTTAGGAGAGGTTGGATTTGGACCTTCTATAAGGTAATTCATTGTTTTCATCACTTTCATTTTGTTTGCAAAAGTTTTCATAACACTTGAACAAGAAATGTTAGTACTTTTTAAGCATACAATTTGACAAAGTAGAAAAGTTTTTTTGGTTGTTTGTCACTATATGTTACTGTGTCAAATTCATTATTTTCATTCCATTAAATCAACTCCATTCTCAATAGGGATCACTTGATGATGGAAGAGTGATAGCTGTGAAGCAACTATCTATGACTTCTCATCAAAGAAAGAGCCAGCTTGTGGCTGAAATTGCCACAATATCTGCTGTCTAACACCAAAACTTGATCAAATTGCATGGATATTGTGTTGAGGGAGGCAAACATTTTCTTGTTTATGAGTATCTAGAAAACAAGAGTCTTGATCAAGCACTTTTTGGTATGAAAATGACACTCATGATGCTTATACAATTACATGTACTAAACAAGGCTAATAATGTCTATGTCTGGCATGATCAGGGAACAATAGCTTGAAGCTAGATTGGTCAACACATTTTGACATTTGTTTAGGAATAGCAAAAGGTCTATCTTATCTTCATGAAGAGGCACGGCTAGGAATCATCCACAGAGATGTGATGACAATAAGACTCACATTAGTACTCATGTTGCTGGAACAATGTAAGATAATTTATCATTGAAGACATTTAGTCACCCTACTTCTATGCATGATCATGTAACAAAAAATAACcatggatgatgatgatgatgatgcagtGGCTATCTTACACCAGAATATGCTATGCGCGGACATCTTACAGAGAAAGCCGACGTGTTTGCTTTTGGTGCTGTGGTGCTAGAGACTATCAGTGGCAGGCCGAACTCTGCTCCTAATTTGGAATAAGAACAAATATATCTTCTTGAATGGGTACATAATTCCTTACTATTCAATGTATATGTTTTAGCTATGGATTCACAACACAACAAGGCCCAATTCTAACTAATTTGTGCTTCTCTAGGCTTGGAACTTACAAGAACAAAACAATGAAGTTGATCTTGTGGATTCAGAGTTATCCGAATTCAATGAAGATGAAGTGAGAAAACTCATAAGAGTAGCTCTTTTATGCACTCGAACATCACCAACATCAAGGCCATCAATGTCTAGAGTTGTGGCAATGCTTTCAGGAGATATTGAAGTAAGCACTCAAATCTCAAGGTCTGGTTACTTGGCTGACTGGAGTTTGGATATTCTAAGCAGCATATTAAGTGATGTTGAAACTATAGGAACTGATTCTACCTACTATGATTCACCTGCTAGTACGAGCATGGTGGGGGATGCATTGTCATCACCTACCAAAGGCGCCACTCATCCAATTCTTCAAAGCTACAAGTCCaaaggctttggtgtgctgacatttggaagatcatgaattcctacctttacttttgaatatgcaactatttaagactattttgttgactattgtgagaatattttgttaatgttaattaggcagtgttgaatatcttaagacttttggattgtttttaagataatcttgaatgtagtttgacacaattatttggttatatgtgttatgaaccatataattggtactcaaaaatatatttgtacaatgttaagggtgtcttaagtatattaaatgaagcgggtttgaattgaagcaataaaaaattattataatgtacaggtttatataataataattcaagcttatccaaatattagaataatataaaaaatgtgttattgtatttttacaataacactggtttataagcataaaattatgttatgaaaactattttctataatgcagaaagtgtgttattataaagtgtatcataacactactttataagtacaaaaaagtgttatataatctatttataaatagcataatgaaatacttatctaactattaaaataacacagcaaaagtgttatcgtaggctataccataacacatatctataactatggaaaattGTTATGAaaagtgctccgacctactataacaccgctttccttaacacatcaaaaagtgttatggtatatatttgataatactttttcggtcttattgaaattatttttcttgtagtgtgtctCTCTTATTAATCGActgggtcaataggttcctcaagaaccaagatcgaacatgatcaaatagtttggcaacaaggtcctcggaccagtctctcatttggatcttatgggtcgataggctcctcaagaaccaagattgaacatgatccataatttgacaacaaggtcctaggacctgtctctcttgttgatcgtgtaggtcgataggttcctcaagaaccaagatcgaacatgatcaaatagtttggtgacaaggtcctcagacttgtctctcttttggatcgtatgggtcgataggtccttcaaggaccagaatcgaacatggtCTGATGATTTGATgataaggtcctaggacctatttctcttttggatcatatgggtcgataggtccctcaagtaCCAGAATTGAACATGATCCGATGATTTGACGACAAgttcctaggacctgtctcttgttgaacgtaatttaaataattaagtgaaacttaagaaattaaattcattcattcattgaagcacaatggctattacatagataattaaaaaataatacattttccTCTTGTTCGGCTATGCTTATTTCTGCCAAGTATTCAATGGGAACGGCATTCAAGGTGTTCgcgtctttggcactggcaagcttggctaaggaattagcattggcattctgctccctcgAGACTTGTGTAATCAAGTGTCTCTTGAATTGTGTCAACAAgaccttcaccttgttcaggtactgcaccatcctaagtcccttggcttgatactcccccaatatctGGTACACTACTAGTTGAATATCTCCAAGGATTTTGCATGCACATTTCGAGATAAGTGTAATC
It encodes the following:
- the LOC133800716 gene encoding uncharacterized protein LOC133800716, whose amino-acid sequence is MQIVHIICNFMRIWSIYSLYQYLSHTGASVVLFLFTCLVPSSILFLVLQKPWKGRPLSNTQVVPSIINGGIMALYFVLWGKGLKSFGPLRAILAEYVGVVLGVLSTLLYGRRGHVWKKIGRLIAMVTSFYFLSQGWAMEIYSPFYILCLMSCTFGINQVLL